CTTGAGACCGAGTTTCTGGAAGAGTCCCGCTACTTCGCCAAACGACGCCACTTTGAGTTTCACATCGAGCCGGTCTTCGAAAAATATCTCTACGATCCGGTGGTCCATGTCTTTATGAGAATCGCCGACCGCCTGCGTATTCTTCAGGCCGGCAGCCTGCATCTGTACTTAACCTATATATTCGTGACGCTGGTCATGTTGCTGTTGTTCGCGGTCTAGGAGTAGCGAGTAGGATGCCCTCAATCATTCAATCCCTGATGCTCGTCACGGCACAGGTCATCGTCCTGCTCGCGGTCTCGCCCTTCCTTGTAGGGCTCATCCGAAAGGTGAAGGCGAGATTCCAATGCCGCCGGGGCGCCAGTATCTTCCAGCCCTATGCCGACATCGCCAAACTCTTCCGCAAGCAGCCGGTGATTTCGACGACGACCTCCTGGATCTTCCCTGCGACGCCGTACATTCTGTTCGCCTCCACGCTCTCTGCGGGTCTGCTGGTCCCCACGTTCATCTCACAGACACCGTTAAACTTTTCGGGGAACATCATCGCGCTCGTGTATCTCCTGGCACTGGGAACATTTTTTCTGATCCTCGCAGGACTCGATGCCGGATCCGCGTTCGGCGGAATGGGCAGCAGCCGTGAAGCGATCGTCGCGTCGCTGACAGAACCGGCCATGATCCTCTCCATCTTTGCCATCGCGCTGACCGCCGGCTCCACCAATCTCAGCACCATTGTCCACAAGACCGCGTTGCTGGAAGGCATCGTGACAGACCCGTCCCCGCATCTGATGGCGCTGGCAGCCCTGTTCATCGTGGCGCTCGCAGAGACCGGGCGGGTGCCGGTCGATAATCCTGCCACGCATCTGGAACTGACCATGATCCATGAGGCGATGATCCTGGAATACTCGGGCCGCTATCTCGCCTTAATCGAATGGGCGGCCGGCCTGAAGTTGGCCGTGTTTCTCTCGCTGATCGCCAACGTCTTCGCGCCCTGGGGCATTGCGACTACGCTGGCGCCGACCGCATTGGCGATCGGGCTCGTGGTCTACCTGGTGAAGATTGCAGGGCTTGCGGTGCTGATCGGGGTCATCGAATGTATGTTCTCAAAATTGCGGTTATTCCGCGTGACGGATCTCCTGGGCGTCGCCTTTATCCTGGCGCTCCTCGGACTGTTGTTCTTTTACATTCTTCGGAGCTGAGCCGATGCAGATTTCTCCACACATTGGGTCGCAGCTCGTTGACTTGTGTTCGGCGCTACTCTTACTCACCTGTTTCGCCATCGTGGCGCAGCGGCGGCTCTCCGCCTGCGTTGACCTCTTCGCGCTGCAATCGGCCTTTCTCGTCCTGACGGCAGCGCTGGTAGCCTTCTTGACCGGAAACCATCATATCTACATCGCAGCGGCGCTGACCGGCGTG
This window of the Nitrospirota bacterium genome carries:
- a CDS encoding NADH-quinone oxidoreductase subunit H gives rise to the protein MPSIIQSLMLVTAQVIVLLAVSPFLVGLIRKVKARFQCRRGASIFQPYADIAKLFRKQPVISTTTSWIFPATPYILFASTLSAGLLVPTFISQTPLNFSGNIIALVYLLALGTFFLILAGLDAGSAFGGMGSSREAIVASLTEPAMILSIFAIALTAGSTNLSTIVHKTALLEGIVTDPSPHLMALAALFIVALAETGRVPVDNPATHLELTMIHEAMILEYSGRYLALIEWAAGLKLAVFLSLIANVFAPWGIATTLAPTALAIGLVVYLVKIAGLAVLIGVIECMFSKLRLFRVTDLLGVAFILALLGLLFFYILRS